The Verrucomicrobiota bacterium genome segment AGGCGACGCGGGCGAAGTCATCCCACGCTTCATCCTTCGCGCGCTTGCCGGGCAGCCCCCGGTCATCTTCGGCGACGGCTCGCACACCCGCGACTTCCTCTTCGTCCGCGACTGCGTCGAGGCGCTTGCCGGGATCGCCGCGTGCGACGCATGGGGCGGCGAAGTCGTGAACCTCGGCTCCGGCGGGGAAGTGCGGATCGACGCGCTCGCGCAGGCGGTTCTCGAAGCCACGGGTCGTAACGACTTGCAGCCCGTCTTCGAGGCGCCGCGTCCCGCCGACGTGCCGCGTTTGTGGGTGGACACCGCCAAGCTCCGCGGCGCGATGGATTTCAAGCCGCGCGTGTCGCTGGCGGAAGGTCTCGCCGAAACCCTTGGCCATTTTCGCAGGCTGTTTGCCGAAAACCCGCGCTGTCTCGACCAGGTCTCCGCGCGCAACTGGGAACGGGGATGACCTCGAGAGTCCCGCTTGCACGGCCGGACATCGGCGACGCGGAGATTGCGCTCGTCACGGAGACGCTCCGCAGCGGATGGATCACGCAAGGGCCGCGCGTGGCGGAGTTCGAGCGGGAGTTTGCGGCCTTTGCCACGGCGCGGCACGCGGTCGCGGTTTCCTCCTGCACCACGGCGCTGCACTTGAGCCTGCGGGTCCTGGGCGTGGGCGCGGGCGACGAGGTGATCATCACCCCGCACAGCTTCATCGCGAGCGCGAATGCCGTGCGACATTGCGGGGCGTGGCCCGTTTTCGTGGACATCGACCCGCTCACGCTGAACATGGACCCGGCGCGCGTCGCCGCTGCGATCACCCCGAAGACCCGTGCGATACTCGTCGTGCATCAAGTCGGCCGGCCCGCGGACCTCGACGCACTCGCGTCCATTGCGAAGCGGCACAAACTGCCGCTGGTCGAGGACGCCGCGTGCGCGATCGGCAGCGAGCATCGCGGGCGCCGCATCGGAGTCAACGACTGGTCGCCGCTGGTCTGCTTCAGCTTTCATCCCCGCAAGGTGCTCAGCACCGGCGACGGCGGGATGATCACAACCGCCGACGACGAGTTCGCGCGCCGCCTCCGGCTGCTGCGGCAGCACGGCATGT includes the following:
- a CDS encoding DegT/DnrJ/EryC1/StrS family aminotransferase yields the protein MTSRVPLARPDIGDAEIALVTETLRSGWITQGPRVAEFEREFAAFATARHAVAVSSCTTALHLSLRVLGVGAGDEVIITPHSFIASANAVRHCGAWPVFVDIDPLTLNMDPARVAAAITPKTRAILVVHQVGRPADLDALASIAKRHKLPLVEDAACAIGSEHRGRRIGVNDWSPLVCFSFHPRKVLSTGDGGMITTADDEFARRLRLLRQHGMSVNDLARHESKSIVTEAYVELGYNYRMTDVQAALGVAQLRRLPELVARRRELAARYDRELAAIPRLEVFHEPAGSKWNHQTYLVRLKDATAAGRDAVMQRLLDAGISTRRGIMSIHREPCYVGEFGEQAFPESERASDQCLCLPLFSQMTADEQGRVIAALREALAG